From Lactobacillus sp. PV012:
ATGCACATGCAAGATCTAGATGAAATGGAAAAAGATAAATTCTCTATTTTGGATAAGATTCGAAAAGAAAGTAATCGTAACAATACTCCACTAACCCTATCAGTAGGAATTGCCTTTGGATCGGAAAGTTTAAATGAAATTGCCAAACAGGCTCAATCAAACTTGGACCTAGCTTTAGGGCGAGGAGGAGATCAAGTAGTAGTTAAGCAACCTGGTCAAGAAGCTCGTTTTTATGGTGGAAAATCTAATCCAATGGAAAAACGAACCCGTGTACGTGCTCGAATGGTTTCTCAGGCCCTTGAAGAGCTCTTTAAGGGGGTGGACCAGGTATTTATCCAGGGACACCGTAATCCTGATTTAGATGCAATTGGTTCTGCGATCGGTATTGCCAAAATTGCCCAAGTGCATGGCGTTAAAGCAAATGTGGTCTTAGAAGATAAAAATTTAAATTATGATGTCAAGAAGTTAATTGCTAAAATGAAAGAGGCACAAATCGATAAAGATTTATTTGTTACTCCAAGTCAAGCAATTGATCAGGCCACAAAGGATTCACTCTTGGTATTAACTGATCACTCAAAGTATTCCATTACTTATTCACCTGAAGTTTATGATGCCTTGAAAAATCGCTTAATTATTGTGGATCACCACCGGCGTGGAGAAGAATTTCCAGAAAATCCAATGTTGGTATATATTGAACCTTATGCCTCTTCAACCTGTGAGTTAGTTACTGAAATGATTGAGTATCAACCACAAGGAGGAGAAGGTGTGTTGAATCCTTTGGAAGCTTCTGCAATGTTAGCAGGGATTACGGTAGATTCAAAGGAATTTTCATTGCGAACAGGAACACGAACTTTTGATGCTGCAAGTTATTTGCGATCAATTGGAGCAGATACGAAAGTAGTTTCTGAGATCTTAAAAGAGAGTGTGGAGAGCTTTTTACAAAGAAGTCAATTGATTTCCACAATCGAAATGATAAAACCAGATATTGCCGTGATGACTGGTGCAAATGATCGAATTTATGATTCTATTGTCACTGCACAGGCAGCTGATACAGCTTTATCACTTGAAAATGTAGAAGCAAGTTTTGCAATTACGCGCAGAAGTAAAGATGTAGTGGGTATTTCGGCTCGTTCCACTGGTAACTTCAATGTACAAGTAATTATGGAAAAACTAGGTGGTGGAGGTCATTTATCTAATGCAGCTACACAATTAAATGATGTAACTGTTGAAGAAGCATTTGACAAAACGGTAGCAGCTATTGAAGAATATATTAAAGAGAATACAGAAGAGGAAGATTAATTATGAAAGTCATTTTTACAAAAGATATGAAGGGCAAAGGCAAGCGTGGACAAGTTAAAGAAGTTCCAACTGGTTATGCTCAAAACTTTTTAATAAAAAATGGATATGCAAAAGAAGCAACTAGCGCAAACTTAAATACCTTAAAACGTGTTGAAAAAGCAGAAAAAGATGCTTATGAAGCAGAAAAAGCTGAAGCTGAAAGAATTAAGGGAATTCTTGAAAAAGATGAAACTGTTGTTTCATTTAAGTCTAAAGCAGGAACTGACTCACGGTTGTTTGGCTCGATTTCAGGTAAAAAGATTGTTGAAGGTTTAGAAAAACAATATGGAATTAAAATCGACAAGCGAAAGCTTGAATTACCTGAGCCCATTAAATCACTTGGTTATACTAACGTTAAAGTCAAATTATTTAAAGGTGTAGAATCTACAATTAGTGTACATATTACGGAGCAAAATTAATATTTATGGATAATGTTGTATCACAACAAGTTCCTCACGATAGTGTAGCCGAAAAAGCGGTCCTTGGGGCCGCTTTTTTAGACCCTAGTACTTTAGGAGAAGTTAGTGGGATTATCTCAGCAGACGACTTCTATACAAGGGCAAATCAATTAGTTTTTGCAGCAATGCTTGAATTATTTGAAAATGGTGAGGGAATTGACCCGATTACTTTAAAAAATAAATTAGAACAAGAAGATCATTTAGAAGATATTGGTGGGATAAAGTATATCACGGATGTGTTAGTTACAAAGACTACCACAGTTCATAGTAACTACTATGCTAAAATTATTAAAAATAAATCCCTCCTGAGAAAGTTGATTGATACTAGCCAAACAATCATTCAAACTGCTATGGATGAAAAAGATGAAGTTGGAGATATTTTAGATGAGGCCGAAAGTTCAATCCTTAAAATATCCCAAGAAAAAAGTACCACTGACTTCAAAAAAATTGGTGAAGTAGTTAAAGAGACAATTACGCAAATTAATGAACTCTCAGAAGCAGAGGGAGGAGTAACAGGACTGCCAACTGGGTTTACAGAACTAGACAGAATGACGACAGGTTTTCATAATGATGAATTAATTATTTTGGCGGCTCGTCCAGGGGTAGGTAAAACTGCTTTTGCCTTAAATGTGGCCCAGTATGTTGGGTTGCATGCTAATAAGACAGTAGGGATGTTTTCGCTAGAAATGGGTGCTGATCAATTGGTGCAAAGAATGATTGCTTCAACTGGATTGATTGATTCCCAACATTTAAGAACTGGTAATTTATCTCAGGAAGAATATCAGAACTTTTTTTTGGCAACTGATAAATTAGCTCAAACGAACATCTACATTGATGATACTCCCGGTATAAAAATTAGTGAATTGAGTGCTAAAGCAAGAAATTTAGCTAATAAAAGTAAAGGGAACTTGGGCTTAATCGTCATTGACTATTTACAGTTAATTGAGGGTCCAAGAAGTGAAAGCCGTCAGCAAGAAGTATCAGCAATTTCGCGTCAATTAAAAAAACTTGCTAAAGAGTTACATATTCCAATTATTGCTCTTTCCCAGTTATCCCGTTCAGTGGAGCAGCGGCAAGATAAAAGACCGGTTTTGTCAGATATTCGTGAGTCTGGATCAATTGAACAAGATGCAGATATTGTTGCATTTTTATATCGTGACGATTATTATCGGGATGAACGAGAAGATGGAGAAAGCGAACCAGCACAAGAAAAAGATAGTGGTGAAGTAGAAGTAATTATTGAAAAAAAACCGTTCTGGTAGTCGTGGAACGGTTAAGCTGATGTTTTCTAAGCCGTTTAATCGTTTTTCAAATCTAGATACGCATCATCAACTAAATGAATAAAGTGTTGTAAGCGGTTAAATTATAGGATATAATAATTTTTTAGAAAGAAAAATAAAGCGAGGTACAGGAAAATGGCAGAAGAATTTTTATTAGGAAGCATTGAAGCGGGTGGAACAAAGTTTATTTTAGCGGTTGCTGATACTGAAGGAAATATTAAGGCACAAAAGCGAATTCCTACCGAAGATCCAGAAACAACTATCAAAAATACAATTGAATTTTTTAAGCAATACCCAATTAAAGCATTGGGAATTGGAACATTTGGTCCAATAGATATTGATAAAAATTCTAAAACTTATGGTTACATTTTATCGACTCCAAAACCTGGTTGGTCAAATTTTGACTTAAAGGGTAGTTTAGAACGTGGCTTAGATGTACCTGCTTATATTACAACTGATGTGAATTCTTCTGCTTATGGTGAGTATATCGCTCGTGGAAAAGATAATAACAAAACAATTGTTTATGTAACAATTGGAACAGGTGTAGGTGGTGGAATTATTCAAAATGGCCACTTTATCGGAAAAAATGCTCACCCAGAAATGGGACATATGATTGTAAAACGTCATCCAAAAGATACTTATGAAGGTTACTGCTTATTCCATGGGAGTGCTTGTGTTGAAGGGATGGCAGCTGGTCCAACTTTAAAGGCCCGGACAGGAATTCCTGGCGAAGAGTTGAAGCGGGACAATGAAGTATTCGACTTTGTTGCATATTATGTTGCTCAAATGCTTTATAACGTATATATGAGTACTAGAGCTGATGTAATGGTTGTTGGAGGCTCTGTTTTAAATGAAGAGGATTTAAAACAAGTAAGAAAATACTTTAAAGAATTTAATCATGATTATGTTGAAACTCCCGACTTAGAAAAATTAATTGTGCGTCCAGCAGTTGAAAATAATGGTTCAGCTACTTTGGGGAATTTTGCCTTAGCTAAAAAAGCATTAGAAGACTAATAAAATAAGACTCTTGAGAATTCTCAAGAGTCTTTTTGTTACACGTGAAACTATGAACCATCATAAGAGTCAAGAACAATGGGACCATTGGCAGAGTCATTAGATAAAGTTTGTAAAGCTTCAACTTTATGTACAAAGGGAATATGGACACGTGTCCGAGCAATTGCAACAACATCAGAAATGATTTTGTTGGCAATTAAACGAATTTTAGGATCTAAGGTTAAATAAGCATGGCTAAATTGAATGGCTCCCCGTAATTTATTAGCGGTTAATTGATTAAATTCAGTAATGTGTTGATCTTCTAGTGCTGAAAAAAGAGCAAGCCAGAGTGATTCACGTTGCTGACGTGGAATTTGAGTATTCCAACT
This genomic window contains:
- a CDS encoding DHH family phosphoesterase, with translation MKNWFSKLELPAFIKDSRLTASVVIINVLSLIGAIIGFILSPLYGFGMLALFFLIAGFCIYGTAVLARNANNYAANLSYRIKRGEQEAMIKMPLGILLYDKDRQIQWVNPYLQLYLKNKDVIGMSIKAIDPELAELINQAIESDAKKNQVVTWGHHKFEMVVQNNLGVVYLLDITKYANIEEKYKEQRLAIGLIFIDNYDELSQSLGDQRVTMMNGYIQNALSEYTKKYNVYLKRIDEDHFIWLMHMQDLDEMEKDKFSILDKIRKESNRNNTPLTLSVGIAFGSESLNEIAKQAQSNLDLALGRGGDQVVVKQPGQEARFYGGKSNPMEKRTRVRARMVSQALEELFKGVDQVFIQGHRNPDLDAIGSAIGIAKIAQVHGVKANVVLEDKNLNYDVKKLIAKMKEAQIDKDLFVTPSQAIDQATKDSLLVLTDHSKYSITYSPEVYDALKNRLIIVDHHRRGEEFPENPMLVYIEPYASSTCELVTEMIEYQPQGGEGVLNPLEASAMLAGITVDSKEFSLRTGTRTFDAASYLRSIGADTKVVSEILKESVESFLQRSQLISTIEMIKPDIAVMTGANDRIYDSIVTAQAADTALSLENVEASFAITRRSKDVVGISARSTGNFNVQVIMEKLGGGGHLSNAATQLNDVTVEEAFDKTVAAIEEYIKENTEEED
- the rplI gene encoding 50S ribosomal protein L9, whose translation is MKVIFTKDMKGKGKRGQVKEVPTGYAQNFLIKNGYAKEATSANLNTLKRVEKAEKDAYEAEKAEAERIKGILEKDETVVSFKSKAGTDSRLFGSISGKKIVEGLEKQYGIKIDKRKLELPEPIKSLGYTNVKVKLFKGVESTISVHITEQN
- a CDS encoding ROK family protein, coding for MAEEFLLGSIEAGGTKFILAVADTEGNIKAQKRIPTEDPETTIKNTIEFFKQYPIKALGIGTFGPIDIDKNSKTYGYILSTPKPGWSNFDLKGSLERGLDVPAYITTDVNSSAYGEYIARGKDNNKTIVYVTIGTGVGGGIIQNGHFIGKNAHPEMGHMIVKRHPKDTYEGYCLFHGSACVEGMAAGPTLKARTGIPGEELKRDNEVFDFVAYYVAQMLYNVYMSTRADVMVVGGSVLNEEDLKQVRKYFKEFNHDYVETPDLEKLIVRPAVENNGSATLGNFALAKKALED